In Prescottella soli, a genomic segment contains:
- a CDS encoding SDR family oxidoreductase, with protein MGVYAVTGSASGMGRAVVEKLTAAGHTVIGVDVQAAEVVADLSTAEGRGHAVREVLAQAGGRLDGAVLAAGVGPTPGAERLPVIGAVNYLGVVELLDGWRAALAASGRAKVVVFGSNSTTTTPAVPRRTVGALLSGDVDKAVRSVRLFGKGAAPIMYAGSKIAVTRWARRHATTTDWAGAGIRLNVLAPGAIMTPLLEKQLATPLEAKTVRRFPVPVGGFGDAGQLGDWVVFMLSDSADFLCGSVVFVDGGSDAYFRPDSWPRSVPVTRLARYAWRFLRYPGNR; from the coding sequence ATGGGTGTCTATGCGGTCACCGGTTCGGCGTCGGGCATGGGTCGCGCGGTCGTGGAGAAGCTGACGGCGGCGGGGCACACCGTCATCGGCGTCGACGTCCAGGCGGCGGAGGTGGTCGCCGACCTGTCCACGGCGGAGGGGCGCGGGCATGCCGTGCGGGAAGTACTGGCGCAGGCCGGAGGAAGGCTCGACGGTGCGGTGCTCGCCGCCGGCGTCGGCCCGACTCCCGGCGCCGAGCGGCTGCCCGTGATCGGTGCGGTGAACTACCTGGGTGTCGTCGAGCTGCTCGACGGATGGCGCGCCGCGCTGGCTGCGTCCGGTCGAGCCAAAGTAGTGGTGTTCGGCAGTAATTCGACGACCACCACGCCGGCGGTTCCGAGGCGCACGGTCGGGGCCTTGCTGTCCGGCGACGTGGACAAGGCGGTGCGGTCGGTGCGATTGTTCGGGAAGGGCGCCGCGCCGATCATGTACGCCGGATCGAAGATCGCGGTCACCCGATGGGCTCGCCGCCACGCGACGACGACGGACTGGGCCGGTGCCGGGATCCGGCTCAACGTCCTCGCGCCGGGTGCGATCATGACGCCGCTGCTCGAGAAGCAGCTCGCGACGCCGCTGGAGGCCAAGACCGTTCGGCGGTTCCCGGTGCCGGTCGGTGGTTTCGGCGACGCGGGCCAGCTCGGGGACTGGGTGGTGTTCATGCTCTCCGATTCGGCGGACTTCCTCTGCGGCAGCGTCGTTTTCGTCGACGGTGGATCGGACGCGTACTTCCGCCCCGACTCGTGGCCGAGGTCGGTCCCGGTCACCCGCCTGGCTCGCTACGCCTGGCGCTTCCTGCGGTATCCCGGCAACCGGTGA
- a CDS encoding carboxymuconolactone decarboxylase family protein, whose product MTTIDRIAIDKQTRPVYRAQVGVAVAVRDAVAQAGLDRKLVELVNIRVSQINGCAYCLDVHTRDALAGGESPQRIAVLPAWRDADLFSAPERAALTLAESVTNLPSPAEQDRDYAEAREHLTDDQLSAIVWVAIAMNAFNRISIVSRHHVRPET is encoded by the coding sequence GTGACCACCATCGACCGGATCGCCATCGACAAGCAGACCCGACCGGTCTATCGCGCCCAGGTAGGCGTCGCCGTCGCCGTCCGCGACGCCGTCGCGCAGGCCGGGCTCGACCGAAAGCTCGTCGAACTGGTCAACATTCGCGTCTCGCAGATCAACGGCTGCGCATACTGCTTGGACGTGCACACCCGCGACGCACTCGCCGGTGGAGAGTCCCCGCAGCGCATCGCCGTCCTGCCGGCGTGGCGGGACGCCGACCTGTTCAGCGCGCCGGAGCGCGCCGCCCTGACTCTCGCCGAGTCGGTGACGAACCTGCCATCCCCCGCCGAGCAGGACCGCGACTATGCCGAGGCCCGCGAGCACCTGACCGACGATCAGCTCTCCGCGATCGTGTGGGTTGCCATCGCGATGAACGCGTTCAACCGCATCTCCATCGTCAGCCGTCACCACGTGCGCCCCGAAACCTGA
- a CDS encoding TetR/AcrR family transcriptional regulator gives MLDAESVAEAALRLWSERGYAATGWHELSEATGISTRTLIRHFSSKAAIAWVGVGAATQRLRAGLDAAADDTPIAEAIRTAVVSSVSHEPRIRHASREWLQLISHEPEIAAGASVAYRPWIDELAGYIHGRLPEAPPAICRALATAYQAAAGAALAEWALSGADTEPADAVDAMLRWMDVHAPIPSRERPES, from the coding sequence GTGCTCGACGCCGAATCCGTGGCCGAGGCCGCGCTGCGGCTGTGGTCCGAGCGGGGGTACGCCGCGACCGGCTGGCACGAGCTGTCGGAGGCGACGGGGATCAGCACGCGAACACTGATCCGTCACTTCTCCTCGAAGGCCGCGATCGCCTGGGTCGGCGTGGGTGCGGCGACGCAGCGCCTGCGCGCGGGACTCGACGCGGCGGCCGACGACACCCCGATCGCCGAGGCGATCCGCACCGCCGTCGTGTCCTCTGTCTCGCACGAGCCACGCATCCGCCACGCCAGTCGGGAATGGCTGCAACTGATCTCGCACGAGCCGGAGATCGCGGCCGGGGCGTCGGTCGCGTACCGACCGTGGATCGACGAACTCGCCGGATACATCCACGGCCGGCTCCCGGAGGCCCCGCCCGCGATCTGCCGGGCGCTGGCCACCGCCTACCAGGCCGCCGCGGGCGCCGCCCTGGCCGAGTGGGCGCTGTCCGGCGCCGACACCGAACCGGCCGACGCCGTCGACGCCATGCTGCGCTGGATGGACGTGCACGCGCCGATCCCGTCGCGGGAGCGCCCCGAAAGCTGA